The DNA sequence TCTCGCTGACGATCTGCCTGATCGTGGCCGCGATGACGTATCGCTTCATCGAACGCCCGATGATCATCGGCTTTGCGAAGGCCCGGGGCTTCCTCTTCCGGCGCGAGATATGGCGCGCCTTTCAGCGTCTCGTCGCCCTGCGCGGCGCGGCGGGCAATCGACTCTAGCGAATCACAGAACCGGTCGAGTTCCGCCTTCGATTCCGACTCGGTCGGCTCGATCAGCATCGCCCCGTGCACCACGAGCGGGAAGTACATCGTCATCGGATGATAGCCTTCATCGATCAGCGATTTCGCAATGTCGATGGTCTCGATCCCGTCCGCCGTGAAGGCATCAGAGAACAATGCCTCATGCATGCAATAGCCCTCAAAGGCCGGGGTCATTACGGATTTGAGGCGGGCCTGAATATAGTTCGCGTTGAGGACCGCATCCTCAGACGCCTGTTTCAGGCCGTCCGCGCCGTGGCTGAGCATATAGGTCAGCGCCCGGACGAACATGCCCATCTGGCCGTGAAAGGCCACCATCCGGCCGAAGCTCTCGCTGGCTTCCCCCTCGACATCCTCAATCAGACGGAAATTGCCATCCTCGTCCTTCACGACGAACGGCACGGGCGCGTAGGGCGCCAGCGCATCGGACAGGACGGTCGGGCCTGAGCCGGGCCCGCCACCGCCATGCGGGGTGGAGAAGGTCTTGTGCAGATTGATGTGCATCGCGTCGACGCCGAGATCGCCGGGACGGACCCGTCCGACAATCGCATTGAAGTTTGCGCCATCGCAATAGAAGTATCCGCCCGCCGCGTGGATCAGGTCGGCGATCTCCTTGATGTCGGATTCGAACAGGCCGCATGTATTGGGATTGGTCAGCATGATGCCGGCAATGTCGTCAGACTTTTCGAGTTTCGCCTTCAGCGACTCCATATCCACCCGGCCGCGGGCATTGGCCTTGATCTCGTCCACGATGAAGCCGCACTGAACCGCTGTCGCCGGATTCGTTCCGTGGGCGGAGGCCGGCACCAGGACGCGCTTGCGGGTCTCGGCCTCGCCACGCGCGACCAGCGCTTGGCGGATCGCCATCATGCCGCAGAATTCACCATGTGCCCCGGCCTTGGGGCTCATCGCGACGGCCGGCATGCCGGTCAGCGTCTTCAGCCAGGTGGCCAGTTCGTCAATCAGTTCCAATGCCCCCTGCACGGTCGCCTGCGGCTGCAGCGGATGGATGTCCGCAAAGCCCGGCAGGCGCGCCAGTTTTTCATTGAGGCGCGGATTGTGTTTCATCGTGCAACTGCCCAGCGGGAACAGGCCGAGATCGATGGCATAGTTCTTCTGGCTGAGGCGCATATAGTGGCGCACCGTCTGCGGCTCCGACAGACCCGGCAGGCCGGTTGCCTGCTTGCGTGCGACGCCGCCAAGACGGCCGGTGCGGTTCTTCGGCTTCGGCAGGTCAACACCGGTCGTGTCTTCCGTGCCGATCTCGAAGATCAGGCCCTCAGCCTGCAACAGGCCTTTCGATCCGGACACAGTGTCCACGGACTGGCTGGCAGATGATACGGGAGATGTCGGGCGGCCTTGTGTATTCATGGTCATCAGATGATCTCCTTCAGGGCGGCGGCGTAGGCGGCAATGTCTTCCGGTGTCGTGCATTCGGTGGCGGCGCAAATAATCACGTCACCCATATGCCCATCGGGGAAGAGGCGGCTGGCGCGGACGCCGCCGACCACGCCGGCTTCATCCAGCATGGCCAGAACGGCTTCGGCATCCATCGGGGTGCGGAAAGCAAACTCGTTGAAGAAACGCGGCGTCAGGATCTCAACGCCCGGCACAGCCTCCAGCGCGTCTGCGAGATCGCAGGCGGCCTCATGGTTCAACAGGGCCAGTTGCTCTAGCCCCTTGCCGCCCAGCAGTGTCATATGCGCCGTGAAGGCCAGCGCGCACAGGCCGGAATTGGTGCAGATATTGGAAGTCGCCTTGTCACGGCGGATATGCTGTTCCCGCGTCGACAGAGTCAGCACGAACCCGCGATCCCCATTCGCGTCCACAGTCTCACCGCACAGGCGCCCCGGCATCTGCCGCACCAGTTTTTGCGTACAGGCAAACAGGCCGACATAGGGCCCGCCGAAATTGAGGCCGTTGCCGATGGATTGGCCCTCGCCCACGGCGATGTCCGCCCCCATCTCTCCGGGCGGCGTGACGAGGCCCAGCGAAACAGCTTCGGTGAAGACCGACACAAGCAGAGCGCCTTTTTCATGGGCTGCCTCTGCGGATTTCGAGAGGTCAGTCACGGTTCCGAAAATGTTCGGGCTCTGGCCGATCACGCAAGCCGTCTGGTCGTC is a window from the Hyphomonas sp. genome containing:
- the gcvPB gene encoding aminomethyl-transferring glycine dehydrogenase subunit GcvPB, whose protein sequence is MTMNTQGRPTSPVSSASQSVDTVSGSKGLLQAEGLIFEIGTEDTTGVDLPKPKNRTGRLGGVARKQATGLPGLSEPQTVRHYMRLSQKNYAIDLGLFPLGSCTMKHNPRLNEKLARLPGFADIHPLQPQATVQGALELIDELATWLKTLTGMPAVAMSPKAGAHGEFCGMMAIRQALVARGEAETRKRVLVPASAHGTNPATAVQCGFIVDEIKANARGRVDMESLKAKLEKSDDIAGIMLTNPNTCGLFESDIKEIADLIHAAGGYFYCDGANFNAIVGRVRPGDLGVDAMHINLHKTFSTPHGGGGPGSGPTVLSDALAPYAPVPFVVKDEDGNFRLIEDVEGEASESFGRMVAFHGQMGMFVRALTYMLSHGADGLKQASEDAVLNANYIQARLKSVMTPAFEGYCMHEALFSDAFTADGIETIDIAKSLIDEGYHPMTMYFPLVVHGAMLIEPTESESKAELDRFCDSLESIARRAAQGDETLKGAPYLAPEEEAPGLRKADDHRAFDEAIRHRGHDQADRQRDKVQQDVVDQTGMTGLEHRGQDRHLAEFAKGQPDGGQDDRVAEIEREGPVADPGQT
- the gcvPA gene encoding aminomethyl-transferring glycine dehydrogenase subunit GcvPA — protein: MRYLPLTPEDRAAMLSTIGAASVDEFFTDVPESARLSGTITGLPDHQGELAVERHMTKLAAKNRSASSGPFFVGAGAYKHHVPATVDMVIQRSEFLTTYTPYQPEIAQGTLQTLFEFQTQVAAMTAMDVANASMYDGSTACAEAAIMATRVTRRKKVILSGGLHPHYATATKMVCEAQGFEVVQLPVAVDEENALADAVDDQTACVIGQSPNIFGTVTDLSKSAEAAHEKGALLVSVFTEAVSLGLVTPPGEMGADIAVGEGQSIGNGLNFGGPYVGLFACTQKLVRQMPGRLCGETVDANGDRGFVLTLSTREQHIRRDKATSNICTNSGLCALAFTAHMTLLGGKGLEQLALLNHEAACDLADALEAVPGVEILTPRFFNEFAFRTPMDAEAVLAMLDEAGVVGGVRASRLFPDGHMGDVIICAATECTTPEDIAAYAAALKEII